One segment of Primulina tabacum isolate GXHZ01 chromosome 14, ASM2559414v2, whole genome shotgun sequence DNA contains the following:
- the LOC142524723 gene encoding cytochrome b-c1 complex subunit Rieske-4, mitochondrial-like, with the protein MLRVAGRRLSSLSWLYGRTSSAACSARNPPAAFHLSSDDHATLISSPPRTNSYLDQIRGFSSGALAPEQEIGMIPDLPATVFAIKNPSSKIVYDEQNHERYPPGDPSKRAFAYFVLTGGRFVYASLARLLVLKFVLSMSASKDVLALASLEVDLSNIEPGATVTVKWRGKPVFIRRRTEDDINLANSVDVASLRDPQEDSERVKNPEWLVVVGVCTHLGCIPLPNAGDFGGWFCPCHGSHYDISGRIRKGPAPFNLEIPSYSFLDENKLLVG; encoded by the exons ATGTTGAGAGTAGCCGGGCGGAGGCTGTCGTCTCTCTCATGGCTATATGGTCGGACTTCGTCGGCCGCCTGCTCGGCCCGGAACCCTCCCGCCGCCTTCCATCTATCTTCTGATGACCACGCTACATTAATTTCCTCGCCTCCTCGTACCAATTCATATCTGGATCAAATCAGAG GATTTTCATCTGGTGCCCTTGCGCCTGAACAGGAGATTGGTATGATTCCAGATCTTCCAGCTACAGTGTTTGCAATCAAGAATCCCAGTTCAAAGATCGTGTATGATGAGCAAAACCATGAGCGGTATCCACCTGGTGATCCCAGTAAACGTGCATTTGCATACTTTGTTTTGACTGGTGGCAGGTTTGTGTATGCATCACTTGCCCGTCTCCTGGTCCTTAAATTTGTTTTGAGCATGTCTGCGAGTAAAGATGTCCTTGCTCTTGCTTCACTTGAGGTGGATCTATCCAACATTGAACCTGGGGCAACTGTTACTGTGAAGTGGCGTGGGAAGCCAGTTTTCATTAGGCGTCGAACTGAAGATGACATCAATTTGGCTAACAGTGTTGATGTTGCATCTCTTCGTGATCCACAAGAGGATTCTGAGAGGGTCAAGAACCCAGAATGGCTTGTGGTGGTTGGGGTGTGTACCCATCTGGGGTGCATTCCCTTGCCGAATGCTGGTGACTTTGGTGGTTGGTTTTGCCCTTGCCATGGATCCCACTATGACATCTCAGGCAGGATTCGCAAAGGACCTGCACCATTCAACCTAGAGATTCCCTCTTATAGCTTCTTGGATGAAAACAAGCTATTGGTTGGGTGA